The following coding sequences lie in one Lolium perenne isolate Kyuss_39 chromosome 2, Kyuss_2.0, whole genome shotgun sequence genomic window:
- the LOC127336550 gene encoding uncharacterized protein: MPVTPAAGPSCAGLPPQTPESSLPGLHGPPRRLGVSKPSWVVRTESNVRRERPKRREPPCTICNGTGAIDCRICFGRGRTNHVNLVMLPKGEWPQWCKICGGSGLDYCHRCHGTGEYREPMGFHFTVNR; this comes from the exons ATGCCTGTGACGCCGGCGGCCGGCCCCAGCTGCGCAGGATTGCCGCCGCAGACTCCGGAGAGCTCGCTCCCCGGATTACATGGCCCCCCACGGCGTCTGGGCGTTTCGAAGCCGTCATGGGTCGTCCGCACCGAG TCAAATGTTAGGAGAGAACGACCAAAACGGCGTGAACCTCCATGCACCATCTGCAATGGCACAGGGGCAATAGATTGCCGCATCTGTTTTGGTAGAG GAAGAACAAACCATGTCAATCTTGTCATGCTCCCCAAGGGTGAATGGCCACAATG GTGCAAAATATGTGGGGGCAGTGGCCTAGATTACTGCCACCGGTGTCACGGAACAGGTGAATATCGAGAACCCATGGGCTTTCACTTCACTGTCAATAGGTAA